The following are from one region of the Stigmatella ashevillena genome:
- a CDS encoding type I polyketide synthase has protein sequence MTDQSPRVSELAPIKLALVARKLQPKLALALSEPIAIVGMAHRFPGGGDTPEAFWELLRNGKDAISTIPSSRWNIDDYYDPTPGTPGKMYTRHGAFIQGVEDFDPGFFGISPREAARMDPHQRLLLEVTWEALERAGIAATGLKGSSTGVFVGMMNEDFSHLMNDATQIDLHTASGSGLSVAAGRLAYILGLQGPTMAVDAACSSSLVTVHLACQSLRTYECDLALAGGISLILSPLTAVVNCAMRMLSQKGRCSTFDAAADGFVRGEGCGMLVLKRLSDAIADRDPILALIRGSATNHSGQSSGLTVPNGNALAKVMRAALRAGGVEPGQLSYLEAHGTGTAIGDPIEMEALGRVYGQERPREDPIVVGSVKTNIGHTEGAAGVAGIIKVVLALQNEEIPAHLNLETPNPNIRWDELPVTVPKGRVAWPRGQKRRIAGVTAFGFNGTNAHVLIEEAPAGELPSASSTPSAQVLVLSAKTPPALRELAQQYVNGFASGALRHAPFPDICFTASTGRVAFPHRVAVVASGHEEASRRLSGFLRDEETPGVRSGSGRQRSRIAFLFGGQGTERAGWGRQLFESEPIFRDAVLKCERALACPLVPALFPQEGKASAPLAPSVALPGLLALQCGLVHLWKGWGIEPSAVLGSGTGEYAAACAAGVFSWEEGVKLVAALGAQLERLPLGAELAVEEFARLGEVLLGFPEVCLVGIDGGGRGVFSGARASVEALQAELARLGVRSEVSNGPHAMSPAGWKSVREAAGAAARAVVHQRPQVPWVSTVTGQVLESPGAEYWQGAPGGPSRPAAALLALGEMGVGAHVEIGPGAGLTAWGKRVRPAPELHWVPSLRADSDGREALLEGFAELVAAGTEVAWPDFYHGQQHAKVVLPTSRFQRSRYWFDPPQASASKKQGAPPEVLEGDLDALAGQLALLEELSDEQAQALLESLKGAG, from the coding sequence ATGACGGATCAATCTCCCCGTGTCTCCGAACTGGCGCCCATCAAGCTGGCGCTGGTAGCACGCAAGCTGCAACCCAAGCTGGCTCTGGCCCTGAGTGAGCCCATCGCCATCGTTGGAATGGCCCATCGGTTTCCAGGGGGAGGAGACACGCCAGAAGCATTCTGGGAGTTGCTCCGGAATGGGAAGGACGCGATCTCGACCATTCCGTCCTCGCGTTGGAACATCGACGATTACTACGACCCAACTCCGGGGACGCCGGGGAAGATGTACACGCGGCACGGTGCCTTCATCCAGGGGGTCGAGGACTTCGACCCGGGGTTCTTCGGGATCTCCCCCCGCGAGGCCGCCCGGATGGACCCGCACCAGCGGCTGCTCCTGGAAGTCACATGGGAGGCCCTGGAGCGGGCAGGCATCGCGGCGACGGGGCTCAAGGGGAGTTCGACGGGAGTCTTCGTTGGGATGATGAACGAGGACTTCTCGCATCTGATGAACGATGCGACCCAGATCGATCTCCACACGGCCTCGGGTTCAGGGTTGAGCGTCGCGGCGGGGAGGTTGGCCTACATTCTTGGCCTCCAGGGGCCGACGATGGCGGTGGATGCGGCCTGCTCTTCGTCCCTGGTGACCGTGCACCTCGCCTGTCAGAGCCTGCGCACTTACGAATGCGATCTGGCCCTGGCGGGGGGGATCAGCCTGATCCTTTCTCCGCTCACCGCCGTGGTGAATTGCGCGATGCGGATGCTCTCCCAGAAGGGGCGCTGCAGCACGTTCGACGCGGCAGCGGATGGCTTCGTCCGGGGCGAGGGCTGCGGCATGCTGGTGCTCAAGCGCCTGTCGGATGCGATTGCGGACAGGGATCCGATCCTGGCGCTGATCCGGGGTTCAGCGACCAACCACAGTGGCCAGTCGAGCGGGCTGACGGTTCCCAATGGCAATGCCCTGGCGAAGGTGATGCGTGCGGCCCTGCGCGCTGGAGGAGTGGAACCCGGGCAGCTGAGTTACCTCGAGGCACACGGGACCGGAACGGCCATCGGAGATCCCATTGAGATGGAGGCGCTGGGCCGAGTCTACGGACAGGAGCGCCCTCGCGAGGATCCGATCGTTGTTGGTTCTGTGAAGACCAACATCGGCCATACCGAGGGAGCGGCGGGAGTGGCCGGCATCATCAAGGTGGTGCTCGCCCTGCAGAACGAAGAGATCCCCGCGCACCTGAACCTGGAGACCCCCAACCCGAACATCCGCTGGGACGAGCTGCCGGTCACCGTCCCCAAGGGCCGGGTGGCTTGGCCTCGCGGTCAGAAGCGGCGGATCGCGGGTGTCACCGCGTTCGGCTTCAACGGAACGAATGCGCACGTCTTGATCGAAGAAGCCCCGGCCGGGGAACTCCCCTCCGCGAGCAGCACGCCTTCAGCCCAGGTCCTCGTGCTCTCGGCGAAGACACCGCCCGCGCTCCGTGAGCTGGCCCAGCAGTACGTGAACGGCTTTGCCTCTGGCGCCCTGCGCCACGCTCCGTTCCCGGATATCTGCTTTACGGCCAGCACGGGCCGGGTCGCATTCCCGCACCGGGTTGCTGTTGTGGCATCGGGCCATGAGGAAGCGAGCCGCCGTCTCTCTGGATTCCTGAGGGATGAGGAGACGCCGGGAGTCCGGAGCGGCTCTGGGCGTCAGCGGTCTCGCATCGCGTTCCTTTTTGGCGGTCAGGGGACAGAGCGGGCGGGGTGGGGAAGACAGCTCTTCGAGTCCGAGCCTATCTTCCGTGACGCCGTGCTGAAGTGTGAACGCGCGCTCGCATGTCCGCTGGTCCCAGCGCTGTTTCCCCAGGAGGGCAAGGCGTCGGCTCCGCTGGCGCCGAGCGTCGCGCTTCCGGGGCTGCTGGCCTTGCAGTGCGGCCTCGTCCACCTGTGGAAAGGGTGGGGAATCGAGCCTTCCGCAGTGCTGGGGTCTGGCACGGGGGAGTACGCGGCGGCGTGTGCTGCGGGTGTCTTTTCCTGGGAAGAGGGCGTCAAGCTCGTTGCCGCCTTGGGCGCGCAGCTCGAACGCTTGCCTCTAGGGGCCGAACTCGCCGTCGAGGAGTTCGCGCGTCTCGGGGAGGTGTTGCTGGGCTTTCCAGAGGTGTGTCTGGTGGGGATCGATGGTGGAGGGCGGGGTGTGTTTTCGGGGGCACGGGCGTCCGTTGAGGCGTTGCAGGCCGAGCTCGCCCGGCTGGGGGTGCGCTCCGAGGTGAGCAACGGTCCCCATGCGATGAGCCCGGCGGGCTGGAAGAGCGTGCGTGAGGCCGCCGGTGCCGCCGCGCGCGCGGTGGTCCATCAGCGGCCCCAGGTGCCATGGGTTTCGACCGTCACCGGCCAGGTGCTGGAGTCACCGGGGGCAGAGTATTGGCAGGGAGCGCCCGGGGGGCCGTCGCGTCCGGCTGCGGCGTTGCTGGCCTTGGGCGAGATGGGCGTGGGGGCCCATGTGGAAATCGGCCCCGGAGCGGGCCTGACGGCCTGGGGAAAGCGTGTGCGCCCTGCGCCAGAGCTGCATTGGGTTCCCAGTCTGCGAGCGGACAGCGACGGCCGGGAGGCACTGCTCGAGGGCTTCGCGGAGCTCGTCGCCGCGGGGACCGAGGTGGCGTGGCCAGACTTCTACCACGGCCAGCAGCACGCCAAGGTCGTGCTGCCGACCAGCCGCTTCCAGCGCAGCCGTTACTGGTTCGATCCGCCGCAGGCCTCCGCCTCGAAGAAACAAGGCGCTCCTCCGGAAGTGCTGGAGGGAGATCTCGATGCACTCGCGGGCCAACTGGCGCTGCTCGAGGAGCTTTCGGATGAGCAGGCCCAGGCGCTCCTGGAGAGCCTGAAGGGAGCGGGCTGA
- a CDS encoding thioesterase II family protein, with protein sequence MTPDPLPRQINSPWIVQRKPPASPAIRLFCFPYAGAGSLPYFKWPDLIPGGIDVCAVQLPGRENRLREPALRDLHQLTTKLVEALSPYLEGEFAFFGHSFGALVAFEVIRELRRRGLPLPKMLFASGSESPSLRSKLPALSGLERDDFVREVAARYGGLPRHIMEQRELLDLVLPTLRADLKILEDYVYREEPPLPLPICAFGGTDDPRVAETALDAWRRETAVAFKLQIFPGSHFFINEVTRQVLQALSSELIAGAHPSP encoded by the coding sequence ATGACGCCCGACCCCCTCCCCCGTCAGATCAACTCCCCCTGGATCGTTCAGCGGAAGCCCCCTGCCTCTCCTGCGATCCGGCTCTTCTGCTTTCCCTACGCGGGCGCAGGCAGCCTCCCGTACTTTAAGTGGCCGGATCTGATTCCCGGCGGCATCGACGTGTGCGCCGTCCAGCTTCCTGGCCGGGAGAACCGCCTCCGGGAACCTGCCCTGAGGGATCTCCACCAGTTGACAACGAAGCTGGTGGAGGCGCTCTCCCCCTATCTGGAGGGCGAGTTCGCCTTCTTTGGTCACAGCTTTGGAGCCCTTGTCGCGTTCGAGGTGATCCGCGAACTGCGCCGACGCGGACTGCCTCTTCCGAAAATGTTGTTCGCTTCAGGCTCCGAGTCCCCGTCCCTCCGGAGCAAGCTCCCCGCCTTGAGCGGACTCGAACGAGACGACTTCGTGCGCGAGGTCGCGGCACGATACGGCGGCCTTCCCCGCCACATCATGGAGCAACGCGAACTCCTCGATCTCGTCCTCCCAACCCTTCGCGCCGATCTGAAGATCCTGGAGGATTACGTGTACCGCGAAGAGCCTCCACTCCCCTTGCCGATCTGTGCCTTCGGCGGCACCGACGATCCCCGCGTCGCCGAGACTGCACTCGATGCGTGGCGCCGGGAGACAGCAGTGGCCTTCAAGCTGCAGATCTTCCCCGGCAGTCACTTCTTCATCAATGAGGTCACCCGCCAAGTGCTCCAAGCCCTCAGCAGCGAACTCATCGCCGGTGCTCATCCCTCCCCATGA
- a CDS encoding acyl carrier protein has product MNKAQLLTDLTRYVAEEILEGNAEDLEPSTPLLELGILNSLETARMMRFIQKQYGIAVPAEALRVENLQTLSAITDLVHSLQSQKPG; this is encoded by the coding sequence ATGAACAAGGCCCAGCTGCTCACCGATCTGACCCGGTACGTCGCCGAAGAGATTCTCGAGGGCAATGCGGAGGACCTCGAGCCCTCCACACCCCTGCTTGAGCTCGGCATCTTGAACTCACTGGAGACGGCCCGGATGATGCGCTTCATCCAGAAGCAATACGGCATCGCCGTCCCGGCCGAGGCCCTGCGGGTCGAAAACCTCCAGACGCTCTCCGCGATCACGGATCTGGTGCACAGCCTGCAATCCCAAAAGCCCGGGTAG